In the genome of Xanthobacteraceae bacterium, one region contains:
- a CDS encoding ABC transporter ATP-binding protein, translated as MSATAPATETDNILSINNIEVIYDHVILVLKGVSLNVPKKGIVAILGANGAGKTTTLKAISNLLHAERGEVSKGSIVFDNNQIHDLSPNELVRKGCIQVMEGRHCFGHLTIEENLLTGAFTRTDGRAAIKQDMERVYEYFPRLRERKNSMAGYTSGGEQQMCAIGRALMSRPKMILLDEPSMGLAPQIVEEIFDIVKDLNDKEGVTFLLAEQNTNMALKYAQYGYILENGRIVLDGDAASLRDNEDVKEFYLGVSGAGRKSFRDVKHYKRRKRWLA; from the coding sequence ATGTCCGCGACCGCTCCGGCCACCGAAACGGATAACATCCTCTCGATCAATAATATCGAGGTGATCTACGATCACGTCATTCTGGTTTTGAAGGGCGTGTCGTTGAACGTGCCGAAGAAGGGCATCGTCGCCATTCTCGGTGCGAACGGCGCGGGCAAAACCACGACATTGAAGGCGATCTCGAACCTGCTCCATGCCGAGCGCGGCGAAGTGAGCAAGGGTTCGATCGTGTTCGACAACAACCAGATCCACGACCTGTCGCCGAACGAACTCGTGCGCAAGGGTTGCATTCAGGTGATGGAAGGCCGGCATTGCTTCGGCCATCTCACCATCGAGGAAAATCTGCTGACCGGCGCATTCACGCGCACCGACGGGCGCGCCGCCATCAAGCAGGACATGGAGCGCGTCTACGAATATTTCCCACGGCTTCGCGAGCGCAAGAATTCGATGGCCGGTTACACTTCCGGCGGCGAGCAGCAGATGTGCGCGATCGGACGCGCGCTGATGAGCCGCCCCAAGATGATCCTGCTCGACGAGCCGTCGATGGGTCTCGCACCGCAGATCGTCGAGGAAATCTTCGACATCGTGAAGGACCTCAACGACAAGGAAGGCGTGACCTTCCTGCTCGCCGAGCAGAACACCAACATGGCGCTGAAATACGCGCAGTACGGCTACATTCTAGAGAACGGCCGTATCGTGCTCGACGGCGACGCGGCGTCCTTGCGCGACAACGAGGACGTGAAGGAATTCTACCTCGGCGTTTCCGGAGCGGGCCGCAAGTCGTTCCGCGACGTGAAGCACTACAAGCGCCGCAAGCGCTGGCTGGCGTGA
- a CDS encoding ABC transporter substrate-binding protein: protein MRMKGLLVGAVLAATAVTPALVSNAAAQDSIYVPLFTYRTGPFAGSGIPIANGMADYLNMLNERDGGIGGVRLSIEECETGYNTEKGVACYESTKPKKPVINNPWSTGITLQVIPRASVDKIPVLSMAYGLSAAAVGQQFPWVFNPPATYWDGLSMILKYIADKEGGLDKLKGKTIGYIFFDGGYGREPIPLLEQFAKKYGFEVKMYPVPPAEMQNQSGQWLNVRKDKPDWMVMWGWGAMNPTAVKEAARIKYPMDKFIGVWWSGGEDDARPTGADAKGYTTLNFTAVGANYPAMQDIIKHVVLKGKSQAQQDKVGEAHYNKGVYNSVLIAEAIRNAQKITGKKVVTGEDVRRGLETLTITQARWKELGLEGFGAPITGISCTDHNGHQAAYMQQWDGTKWVKISDWISPLKEEVRPLLEAAANDYVKKNEGWPKRTEGCDKPS from the coding sequence ATGCGAATGAAAGGACTTCTGGTCGGTGCGGTGCTCGCCGCGACGGCGGTAACGCCCGCCCTCGTGTCGAACGCAGCGGCGCAGGACTCGATTTACGTGCCGCTGTTCACGTATCGCACCGGCCCGTTCGCGGGTTCGGGCATTCCGATTGCGAACGGCATGGCCGATTACCTGAACATGCTGAACGAGCGCGACGGCGGTATCGGCGGCGTTCGCCTCAGCATCGAAGAATGCGAAACCGGCTACAACACCGAGAAGGGCGTGGCCTGCTACGAATCCACCAAGCCCAAGAAGCCGGTCATTAATAACCCGTGGTCGACGGGCATCACGCTGCAGGTCATTCCGCGGGCGTCGGTCGACAAGATTCCTGTGCTCTCGATGGCGTACGGCCTTTCGGCAGCGGCGGTCGGTCAGCAGTTTCCGTGGGTGTTCAATCCGCCCGCGACCTACTGGGACGGCCTGTCGATGATTCTGAAGTACATCGCCGACAAGGAAGGCGGCTTGGACAAGCTGAAGGGCAAGACCATCGGCTACATCTTCTTCGACGGCGGTTATGGCCGCGAGCCGATCCCGCTGCTCGAGCAGTTCGCCAAGAAGTATGGCTTCGAAGTGAAGATGTATCCGGTGCCGCCGGCGGAAATGCAGAACCAGTCCGGTCAGTGGCTGAACGTCCGCAAGGACAAGCCGGACTGGATGGTGATGTGGGGCTGGGGTGCGATGAACCCGACCGCCGTCAAGGAAGCTGCGCGCATCAAGTACCCGATGGACAAGTTCATCGGCGTATGGTGGTCGGGCGGCGAAGACGACGCACGTCCCACCGGCGCCGATGCCAAGGGCTACACCACGCTCAACTTCACCGCGGTCGGCGCGAACTATCCGGCGATGCAGGACATCATCAAGCACGTCGTCCTGAAGGGTAAGAGCCAGGCGCAGCAGGATAAGGTCGGCGAGGCCCACTACAACAAGGGCGTCTACAACTCGGTGCTGATCGCGGAAGCGATCCGCAACGCGCAGAAGATCACCGGCAAGAAAGTCGTGACGGGCGAAGATGTTCGCCGCGGTCTCGAAACGCTGACCATCACGCAGGCCCGCTGGAAAGAACTGGGTCTCGAAGGCTTCGGCGCTCCGATCACCGGCATCAGCTGCACCGACCACAACGGTCACCAGGCTGCGTACATGCAGCAGTGGGACGGCACCAAGTGGGTGAAGATCTCCGACTGGATCTCGCCGCTCAAGGAAGAAGTCCGTCCGCTGCTCGAAGCGGCTGCGAACGACTACGTGAAGAAGAACGAAGGCTGGCCGAAGCGCACCGAAGGTTGCGACAAGCCGTCCTGA
- a CDS encoding branched-chain amino acid ABC transporter permease, producing the protein MFYREAGQFKTDYSKDMAVFPIRQDRIGILFILIVAFVVIPYFGSNFTLHAIMIPFLIFALATIGLNILTGYTGLLSLGTGGFMGVGAYACYKLATSFPEVHILVWVICSGFFSAAVGILFGLPSLRIKGFYLAVATLASQFFLSWCFIRIPWLVNYNVSNAIEVPRRTLFGIHVTGPEATPQARYFVVLVIVVAMTWLASNLVRGRIGRMWMAVRDMDIAAELMGIRLLRAKLLAFAVSSFYCGVAGALLVFLYYGSAEATAFSINQSFAVLSMVIIGGLGSLVGSFMGAALIFTLPLLLPQLFSAIGLPIQSATGEHISFMVIGALIVFFLIVEPHGLARLWQIAKQKLRVWPYPY; encoded by the coding sequence ATGTTTTACCGCGAAGCCGGGCAATTCAAGACCGATTACTCGAAAGACATGGCCGTGTTTCCGATCCGGCAGGACCGGATTGGCATCCTGTTCATCCTGATCGTCGCGTTCGTGGTGATCCCGTATTTTGGCAGCAACTTCACGCTGCACGCGATCATGATTCCGTTCCTGATTTTCGCGCTCGCGACAATCGGATTGAACATTCTGACCGGATACACGGGCCTGCTTTCGCTCGGCACCGGCGGCTTCATGGGAGTCGGCGCTTACGCATGCTACAAGCTCGCGACCAGTTTTCCTGAAGTTCACATCCTGGTCTGGGTGATCTGTTCCGGCTTCTTTTCGGCGGCGGTCGGAATCCTGTTCGGCCTGCCTTCGCTGCGCATCAAGGGCTTCTATCTCGCGGTGGCGACGCTGGCTTCGCAGTTCTTCCTGTCGTGGTGCTTCATCCGCATCCCGTGGCTGGTGAACTACAATGTCTCGAACGCGATTGAGGTGCCGCGCCGCACGCTGTTCGGAATCCATGTCACCGGCCCGGAAGCGACACCGCAGGCACGCTATTTCGTGGTGCTGGTTATCGTCGTGGCGATGACGTGGCTGGCCTCGAATCTCGTGCGCGGGCGCATCGGGCGGATGTGGATGGCGGTGCGCGACATGGACATCGCCGCCGAACTCATGGGCATCCGTCTGCTCCGCGCCAAGTTGCTCGCGTTCGCGGTGTCGTCGTTCTATTGCGGCGTTGCCGGCGCGCTTCTCGTATTTCTTTACTACGGTAGTGCGGAAGCGACGGCGTTCTCGATCAACCAGAGCTTCGCCGTGCTTTCGATGGTGATCATCGGCGGACTGGGCAGCCTGGTCGGTTCGTTCATGGGCGCGGCGCTGATCTTCACGCTGCCGCTACTGCTGCCGCAACTCTTCTCCGCGATCGGTTTGCCGATTCAGTCGGCCACCGGCGAACACATTTCCTTCATGGTGATCGGCGCGCTGATCGTTTTCTTTCTGATCGTCGAACCGCACGGACTGGCGCGGCTCTGGCAAATCGCAAAACAGAAACTGAGGGTATGGCCATATCCGTACTAA
- a CDS encoding branched-chain amino acid ABC transporter permease, with protein sequence MACKIFVVPFMEMWDLPDIFLQTLWEGLVGGTLYALIALGFVLVFKASGVFNFAQGIMVVFAALSLVGLHAIGVPAFLALALAALIMLVLAISVERVVLRPLVNQPDIILFMATFGLTYFLIGFGELIFGGDPKVMITKQLYIPTGTLSIPFAGGSIELQKLDITAMIVASTMVAVLAVFFSKTRIGRALRAVADSHKAALSVGISLNQIWVIVWFAAGLVALVTGIMWGARSEVSFALEIVALKALPVLILGGFTSIPGAIVGGLIIGVGEKVGEIYWGPLFGRGIESWLAYMIALVFLLFRPQGLFGEKIIERV encoded by the coding sequence ATGGCCTGCAAGATCTTCGTGGTCCCGTTCATGGAGATGTGGGACCTGCCCGACATCTTCCTGCAAACGCTGTGGGAGGGGCTTGTCGGCGGCACGCTGTACGCGCTGATCGCACTCGGCTTTGTTCTCGTGTTCAAGGCCTCCGGCGTCTTCAATTTCGCGCAGGGCATCATGGTGGTGTTCGCGGCGCTTTCGCTCGTCGGGCTGCATGCAATCGGGGTGCCTGCGTTCCTAGCGCTCGCGCTCGCGGCGCTCATCATGCTGGTGCTGGCGATTTCGGTTGAGCGCGTGGTGCTGCGGCCGCTGGTGAACCAGCCCGATATCATCCTGTTTATGGCGACGTTCGGGCTGACCTATTTCCTGATCGGTTTCGGCGAACTGATCTTCGGCGGCGACCCGAAGGTGATGATCACGAAGCAGCTCTATATCCCGACCGGAACGCTCTCCATTCCGTTCGCGGGCGGCAGCATCGAACTGCAAAAGCTCGACATCACGGCGATGATCGTGGCGAGCACGATGGTCGCGGTGCTCGCGGTCTTCTTCTCGAAGACGCGTATCGGGCGCGCGCTGCGGGCGGTCGCCGACAGCCACAAGGCCGCGCTTTCGGTCGGCATCTCGCTGAACCAGATCTGGGTGATCGTGTGGTTCGCCGCCGGACTGGTCGCGCTCGTAACCGGCATTATGTGGGGCGCGCGTTCGGAAGTTTCGTTCGCGCTGGAAATCGTCGCGCTGAAGGCGCTGCCCGTCCTCATTCTCGGCGGCTTCACGTCGATCCCCGGCGCCATCGTCGGCGGCCTCATCATCGGGGTCGGCGAGAAGGTCGGCGAAATCTATTGGGGTCCGCTGTTCGGCCGCGGCATCGAAAGCTGGCTCGCTTACATGATCGCGCTCGTATTCCTGCTGTTCAGGCCGCAGGGCCTGTTCGGCGAAAAGATCATCGAGCGCGTGTAG
- a CDS encoding ABC transporter ATP-binding protein, with product MRAPDKNAIQAGQTLLSVENVSLSFGGVKAIRNVSFDIKKGEIRAIIGPNGAGKTSMLNVINGFYHPQEGQITFKGEKRRKMRPHDAATGGIARTFQNVALFKSMTTLDNIMAGRSLKMYSNFFWQLLRFGPAEKEEIEHRRYVEEIIDFLEIQHIRRVPVGRLPYGLQKRVELGRALAMEPELLLLDEPMAGMNLEEKEDMCRYIIDVNNHFGTTIALIEHDMGVVMDLANRVVVLDYGQKIADGTPDEVKANQAVIDAYLGVAH from the coding sequence ATGAGAGCGCCCGATAAAAACGCCATTCAGGCCGGGCAGACGCTGCTTTCGGTCGAGAACGTGTCGCTGTCTTTCGGCGGCGTGAAGGCGATCCGGAACGTGTCGTTCGACATCAAGAAGGGCGAGATTCGCGCGATCATCGGCCCGAACGGTGCCGGCAAGACGTCGATGCTGAACGTCATCAACGGCTTCTATCATCCGCAGGAAGGGCAGATCACCTTCAAGGGCGAGAAGCGCAGGAAGATGCGCCCGCACGATGCCGCGACCGGCGGCATCGCGCGCACGTTCCAGAACGTCGCGCTGTTCAAGTCCATGACCACGCTCGACAACATCATGGCCGGCCGCTCGCTCAAGATGTACAGCAATTTCTTCTGGCAGCTTCTGCGCTTCGGCCCGGCCGAGAAGGAAGAGATCGAGCACCGCCGCTATGTCGAGGAAATCATCGACTTCCTCGAAATCCAGCATATCCGCCGCGTGCCGGTCGGCCGGCTGCCTTACGGTTTGCAGAAGCGCGTCGAACTGGGGCGCGCGCTTGCGATGGAGCCGGAACTCCTGCTGCTCGACGAGCCGATGGCCGGTATGAACCTCGAAGAGAAAGAGGACATGTGCCGCTACATCATCGACGTCAACAATCACTTCGGCACCACGATCGCGTTGATCGAGCATGACATGGGCGTGGTGATGGACCTCGCCAATCGCGTGGTCGTACTCGACTACGGCCAGAAGATTGCCGACGGCACGCCGGACGAAGTGAAGGCCAATCAGGCCGTGATCGACGCCTATCTCGGCGTCGCGCATTGA
- a CDS encoding AMP-binding protein, whose amino-acid sequence MAQYTASNADTFPKFLLVNAELRGSRPAIREKDFGIWQTWTWAQVKEEVKALALGLKELGVERGDKVAIVGSNKPRLYWSMCAAQSIGAIPVPVYQDAVAEEMTYVLQHAGAKVAVVENQEQVDKVLSISDRLPSISHVIYDEPRGLRDYDHTRLKWINEVQEIGRKATATKYSGDAWEKMIAEGKGSDIAVILYTSGTTGNPKGVMLTYDSVVVSSRNANTFDNLTEKEEVIAYLPMAWVGDHIFSYAQSYVAGYTVNCPESPETIIEDRREIGTSYAFAPPRVYENLLTLTMVRMEDAGRFKRGMFHYFLNHARKWGEKILNGESVPLGARLKYWLGEILVYGPMKNRYGFTNVRVAYTAGEAIGPEIFRYYRSLGVNLKQLYGQTEASVYITAQPDGEIYADTVGKPSPDVEIKIEDNGEVLFRSPGVFVGYYKDPEKTAEAKTPDGWVKSGDAGFFDPKTGHLKIIDRAKDVGRLNDGTLFAPKYIENKLKFYPNIKEAVAFGDKRDYVTVMLNIDLVSVGSWAERNNVIYGSYQELAAHPRVYEMVREHVDEVNKSLSEEGPMAGAQIKRFLILHKELDADDGELTRTQKVRRGFIAERYGPLAEGLYNGATEVPITTELTFEDGRKGNISARVKIEDMKTHAPAAPMDKAA is encoded by the coding sequence ATGGCGCAATACACCGCGTCGAACGCCGATACGTTTCCGAAGTTTCTGCTGGTCAACGCCGAACTGCGCGGATCGCGTCCTGCCATTCGCGAAAAGGATTTCGGCATCTGGCAAACCTGGACCTGGGCGCAGGTCAAGGAAGAAGTGAAGGCGCTTGCGCTTGGCCTGAAAGAACTTGGCGTCGAACGCGGCGATAAAGTTGCCATCGTCGGCTCCAACAAACCGCGGCTTTACTGGTCGATGTGCGCCGCGCAGTCGATCGGCGCGATCCCGGTCCCGGTCTATCAGGATGCGGTCGCCGAAGAGATGACGTACGTGCTGCAGCACGCGGGCGCCAAGGTCGCGGTGGTCGAGAATCAGGAACAGGTCGACAAGGTGCTCTCGATTTCCGACCGCCTGCCGTCGATCTCGCATGTGATCTACGACGAGCCGCGCGGGCTTCGCGACTACGACCACACGCGCCTGAAATGGATCAACGAAGTTCAGGAAATCGGCCGCAAGGCGACGGCCACGAAATATTCCGGCGATGCCTGGGAAAAGATGATCGCGGAGGGCAAAGGCTCTGACATCGCGGTCATTCTTTATACGTCAGGCACGACCGGCAATCCGAAGGGTGTGATGCTGACCTACGACTCGGTCGTGGTCAGTTCCCGCAACGCCAATACCTTCGACAATCTGACCGAGAAAGAGGAAGTCATCGCTTATCTGCCGATGGCATGGGTGGGCGACCACATCTTCTCCTACGCGCAGTCGTATGTTGCGGGCTACACGGTGAATTGCCCCGAAAGCCCGGAAACGATCATCGAAGACCGCCGCGAGATCGGCACCAGCTACGCTTTCGCACCGCCGCGTGTGTACGAGAACCTGCTCACGCTCACCATGGTGCGCATGGAAGACGCGGGACGTTTCAAACGCGGGATGTTCCATTACTTCCTCAATCACGCACGCAAGTGGGGCGAGAAGATTCTCAACGGCGAAAGTGTGCCGCTCGGCGCGCGCCTGAAATACTGGCTCGGTGAAATTCTCGTCTACGGGCCGATGAAGAACCGTTACGGCTTCACCAACGTGCGCGTGGCGTATACGGCGGGCGAAGCGATCGGCCCGGAGATTTTCCGCTACTACCGCTCGCTCGGCGTGAACCTGAAGCAGCTTTACGGCCAGACCGAAGCGTCGGTGTACATCACCGCGCAGCCGGACGGCGAAATCTATGCCGATACGGTCGGCAAGCCGTCGCCGGATGTCGAAATCAAGATCGAGGATAACGGCGAAGTGTTGTTCCGTTCGCCGGGCGTGTTCGTCGGATATTACAAGGATCCTGAAAAGACAGCGGAAGCGAAAACGCCCGACGGATGGGTCAAGAGCGGCGACGCCGGGTTCTTCGATCCGAAGACCGGCCACCTGAAGATCATCGACCGCGCGAAAGACGTCGGCCGCCTTAACGACGGTACGCTGTTCGCGCCGAAATACATCGAGAACAAACTCAAGTTCTATCCGAACATCAAGGAAGCGGTCGCATTCGGCGACAAGCGCGATTACGTCACGGTCATGCTGAACATCGACCTCGTTTCGGTGGGTTCGTGGGCCGAGCGCAACAACGTGATTTACGGCTCGTATCAGGAACTGGCCGCGCATCCGCGCGTGTACGAAATGGTCCGCGAGCATGTCGACGAAGTGAACAAGTCGCTCTCGGAAGAAGGCCCGATGGCCGGCGCGCAGATCAAGCGCTTCCTGATTCTTCACAAGGAGCTTGATGCCGACGACGGCGAATTGACCCGCACGCAGAAGGTCCGCCGCGGCTTCATCGCCGAGCGCTACGGTCCGCTTGCGGAAGGCCTCTATAACGGCGCGACCGAAGTGCCGATCACGACCGAACTCACCTTCGAGGACGGGCGCAAGGGCAACATTTCCGCGCGCGTGAAGATCGAAGACATGAAAACCCATGCGCCCGCGGCGCCAATGGATAAAGCGGCATGA
- a CDS encoding Crp/Fnr family transcriptional regulator gives MITAERLREIAFWSAELSEEEIERARRGVSEKSFAKGAYICHKGDRMEAWTGVISGLVRLGTVSQKGKAITLAGMRAGIWFGEGSVLKNEPRQYDLVALREVRLAMMNMGTFFWLFEHSAGFNRFLVRQFNERIGQFIALVEFDRSLDATARVARNIAWLCNPVLVPKADNQLDITQEEIGLISGVSRQAANGALQALEQKKLLRVGHGGITVLNLDKLSRYED, from the coding sequence ATGATTACGGCCGAACGTCTCCGCGAGATCGCTTTCTGGTCCGCGGAGCTGTCCGAGGAAGAGATCGAGCGCGCACGCCGCGGCGTCAGCGAAAAGTCTTTCGCGAAGGGTGCGTATATCTGTCACAAGGGCGACCGCATGGAGGCGTGGACCGGGGTGATCTCCGGTCTGGTCCGGCTCGGCACGGTTTCGCAGAAGGGCAAGGCCATCACGCTGGCGGGGATGCGGGCCGGCATCTGGTTCGGCGAAGGTTCGGTCCTGAAGAACGAGCCGCGCCAGTACGATCTGGTCGCGCTGCGGGAAGTGCGCCTTGCCATGATGAACATGGGCACGTTCTTCTGGCTGTTCGAGCACAGCGCCGGCTTCAATCGTTTTCTGGTGCGGCAATTCAACGAGCGGATTGGGCAATTCATCGCGCTGGTCGAGTTCGACCGCTCGCTGGATGCGACCGCCCGCGTCGCGCGCAACATCGCGTGGCTTTGCAATCCCGTACTTGTACCGAAGGCGGATAATCAGCTCGACATTACGCAGGAAGAAATCGGCCTGATTTCCGGGGTTTCGCGGCAGGCCGCGAACGGCGCGTTGCAAGCGCTGGAACAAAAGAAACTGCTGCGGGTCGGGCACGGCGGGATCACCGTTCTCAACCTCGATAAACTAAGCCGTTATGAAGATTAG